One window of the Delphinus delphis chromosome 20, mDelDel1.2, whole genome shotgun sequence genome contains the following:
- the MLYCD gene encoding malonyl-CoA decarboxylase, mitochondrial yields MDSRHPRRRSALRLVASRVTFGHTWPRAALRPAPVAPPSDWSPPRPSPGLGQPGWGNRTGACRKPEAGSAAAAAAALAFLRQLYPYAMPVLRPTVSAGRLLLLWLRLPLRPPGPRLSSGRAAAAGALERAMDELLHRAVPAMPAYGLREKTPAPAENQCADFVSFYGGLAEAAERAELLGRLARGFGVDHGQVAEQSAAVLQLLQQPREAAVLLQAEDRLRYALEPRYRSLFHHISKLDGGVRFLVQLRADLLEAQALKLMEGPHVREMNGVLKSMFSEWFSSGFLNLERVTWRSPCEMLQKISEAEAVHPVKNWADMKRRVGPYRRCYFFSHCSTPGEPLIILHVALTSEISSSIQTIIVKESPTSETEERDKITTAVLYSLSLTQQGLQGVELGAFLIKRVVKELQKEFPHLGTFSSLSPIPGFTKWLLGLLKSKAKDHGRNELLTDSECKEISKITGGPVNETLKTILSSSEWVQSEQLVRALQAPLMRLCAWYLYGEKHRGYALNPVANFHLQNGAVMWRINWMADVSLKGITGSCGLMVNYRYFLEDTATNRTTYLSSKSIKASEQVLSLVAQFQKNSKL; encoded by the exons ATGGATAG TCGCCACCCGCGCCGTCGCTCGGCCCTCCGATTGGTCGCCTCCCGGGTTACCTTTGGCCACACTTGGCCTCGCGCCgccctccgccccgcccccgtCGCTCCGCCCTCCGATTGGTCGCCGCCCCGCCCGTCCCCCGGGCTGGGGCAACCGGGCTGGGGCAACCGGACTGGCGCGTGCCGGAAGCCGGAAGCCGGaagcgcggcggcggcggcggcggcgttgGCGTTCCTCAGGCAGCTGTATCCTTACGCCATGCCAGTCCTTCGGCCGACCGTGTCGGCTGggcgcctcctcctcctctggctgCGGCTCCCCCTGCGGCCGCCCGGACCCCGGCTGTCGAGCGGACGGGCGGCGGCGGCCGGCGCCCTGGAGCGGGCCATGGACGAGCTGCTGCACCGTGCGGTGCCCGCGATGCCGGCCTACGGGCTGCGCGAGAAGACGCCGGCGCCGGCGGAGAACCAGTGCGCGGACTTCGTGAGCTTCTACGGCGGCCTGGCAGAGGCGGCCGAGCGTGCCGAGCTGCTGGGCCGCCTGGCGCGGGGCTTCGGCGTGGACCACGGCCAGGTGGCCGAGCAGAGCGCCGCCGTGCTCCAGCTGCTCCAGCAGCCGCGGGAGGCGGCCGTGCTCCTGCAGGCAGAGGACCGGCTGCGCTACGCGCTGGAGCCGCGCTACcgcagcctcttccaccacatcAGCAAGCTGGACGGCGGCGTGCGCTTCCTGGTGCAGCTGCGGGCCGACCTGCTCGAGGCTCAGGCCCTCAAGCTGATGGAGGGACCGCACGTCCGG GAAATGAACGGGGTGCTGAAAAGCATGTTCTCAGAATGGTTTTCTTCCGGGTTCCTGAACCTGGAGCGGGTCACCTGGCGTTCACCGTGCGAAATGCTGCAGAAAATCAGTGA GGCTGAGGCTGTGCATCCCGTTAAAAACTGGGCGGACATGAAACGGCGCGTGGGGCCCTACAGAAGGTGTTACTTCTTCTCTCACTGCTCGACCCCGGGGGAGCCCCTGATCATTTTGCACGTGGCCCTGACCAGTGAGATCTCCAGCAGCATCCAG ACCATCATAGTGAAGGAGAGTCCCACGTCGGAGACGGAGGAGCGGGACAAGATCACCACAGCCGTCCTATACTCGCTGAGCCTGACCCAGCAGGGGCTGCAGGGCGTGGAGCTGGGCGCCTTCCTCATCAAGCGGGTGGTGAAGGAGCTGCAG AAGGAGTTTCCTCACCTGGGGACGTTTTCAAGTCTGTCCCCTATCCCCGGGTTCACCAAGTGGCTTCTGGGGCTGCTGAAGTCAAAAGCAAAGGATCACGGGAGGAACGAACTGTTGACAGATTCCGAGTGTAAAGAAATCTCCAAGATCACGGGCGGTCCCGTGAATGAGACCCTCAAGACCATTCTCAGCAGCAGCGAGTGGGTCCAGTCTGAGCAGCTGGTCCGGGCGCTCCAGGCCCCCCTGATGCGGCTCTGCGCCTGGTACCTGTACGGGGAGAAGCACCGGGGCTACGCCCTGAACCCCGTGGCCAACTTCCACTTGCAGAACGGGGCCGTGATGTGGCGCATCAACTGGATGGCCGACGTCAGCCTCAAGGGCATCACGGGCTCGTGTGGCCTCATGGTCAATTACCGCTACTTCCTGGAGGACACGGCCACCAACAGGACCACCTACCTCAGCTCCAAGAGCATCAAAGCTTCCGAGCAGGTCCTCAGCCTGGTGGCCCAGTTTCAGAAGAACAGCAAACTCTAA